Genomic DNA from Klebsiella variicola:
AACTGGCCGGGCGATCCTAACGATCTCACCGGCCCGCTGCTGATGGAGCGCATGCACGAACATGCCGCGAAATTTGAAACGGAAATTATTTTCGACCACATCAGCCGCGTCGATCTGCAAAACCGTCCGTTCCGTCTGACAGGCGATAGCGGTGAGTACACCTGTGATGCGCTGATCATTGCCACCGGCGCATCGGCGCGCTACCTCGGTCTGCCATCGGAAGAGGCGTTTAAAGGCCGTGGCGTTTCAGCTTGCGCCACCTGTGACGGATTCTTCTATCGCAATCAGAAAGTGGCGGTGATCGGCGGCGGTAACACCGCGGTTGAAGAGGCTCTGTATCTGTCCAATATTGCCTCTGAGGTGCATCTGATCCACCGTCGCGACGCCTTCCGCGCGGAAAAAATCCTCATCAAACGTCTGATGGATAAAGTGGCGAGCGGCAACATCGTGCTGCATACCGACCGCACCCTCGAAGAGGTGACCGGCGACCAGATGGGCGTCAGCGGCCTGCGCCTGCGCGATACCAAAAACAGCGACAACGTCGAGTCTCTGGAAGTGGCAGGCTTGTTCGTTGCCATTGGCCACAGCCCGAACACTGCCATCTTTGAAGGTCAGCTGGAACTGGAAAACGGCTATATCAAAGTGCAGTCCGGGATCCACGGCAACGCCACGCAAACCAGTATCCCGGGCGTATTTGCCGCTGGCGATGTCATGGACCATATCTATCGTCAGGCGATCACCTCCGCTGGCACCGGCTGCATGGCGGCGCTGGACGCCGAGCGTTACCTGGACGGTTTGGCCGACGCTTGCAAATAATCTTTACAAGTCAGTAACAAAGGTAAAGAAGGCGACGAAAAGTCGCCTTTATTTTTGCCGCGATGTAACATTGCCGTGCCCAATATTCCCATAACGATACCTGCAAAGCGCGCAATGAATAAAACCCGTCAACAAGAGTTAACCCGCTGGTTAAAACAGCAAAGTATTATCTCCCGTCGCTGGTTGATGATTTCCCGCCTGCTTGGCGTGGCAAGCGGTCTGCTGATCGTGGCGCAGGCTTGGTTCCTGGCGCGGATCCTGCACCGGATGGTAATGGAAAATATTCCGGCAACCGCCCTGCTGCTGCCGCTGACGCTGCTGGTGCTGGTCTTTGTGCTGCGCGCCTGGGTGGTCTGGCTGCGTGAGCGGGTCGGTTTTCAGGCCGGGCAGCATATCCGCTATGAAATTCGCCGTCAGGTTCTCGACCGCCTCCAGCAGGCGGGCCCCGCCTGGATCCAGGGCAAACCGGCCGGCAGTTGGGCAACGCTTATCCTTGAGCAGATCGATGATATGCACGATTATTATGCGCGCTACCTGCCCCAGATGACGCTGGCGGCCTGCGTGCCGCTGCTGATCGTTATCACTATTTTCCCGATTAACTGGGCCGCCGCGTTGATCCTCCTCGGCACCGCCCCGCTGATCCCGCTTTTCATGGCGCTGGTCGGGATGGGCGCCGCCGATGCCAACCGGCGTAACTTCCAGGCGCTGGCCCGCCTGAGCGGCCATTTCCTCGACCGCCTGCGCGGCATGGAAACCCTGCGTATTTTTCACCGCGGTCAGGCAGAAATCGATAATATTCGCGACGCCTCGCAGGATTTTCGCCAACGCACCATGGAAGTCCTGCGTCTGGCCTTCCTCTCCTCCGGGGTGCTGGAGTTTTTCACCTCCCTCTCCATTGCGCTGGTGGCGGTCTATTTTGGCTTCTCTTACCTTGGTGAGCTGAACTTCGGCCACTATGGCGCGGGCGTCACGCTGATGGCAGGCTTCCTGACGCTGATCCTCGCTCCGGAATTTTTCCAGCCGTTACGTGACCTGGGCACTTTCTACCATGCCAAAGCCCAGGCCGTGGGCGCCGCAGACAGCCTGAAAACGTTTATGGAAACCCCATTGACCCAGCTGAAGCGCGGCGAAAAAACCTTAAATGATAACGATCTGATTGGCGTGGAAGCGCGCGATCTGGTGATCAAATCTCCGGAAGGTAAAGTCCTGGCCGGGCCGCTTAACTTTTCACTGCCTGCTGGCGCACGCGTTGTGCTGGTGGGTCAGAGCGGCTCCGGGAAAAGTTCGCTGCTGAACACACTGCTCGGCTTTTTGCCCTACGAGGGCTCGCTGAAGGTGAACGGCGCAGAGCTGCACGAACTGGACGCCGATCGCTGGCGCCGCCTGTTAAGCTGGGTGGGACAGAATCCTCAACTACCTGCCGCCACGCTGCGGGAAAATGTGCTGCTGGCATGGCCCGAAGCCAGCGATGTCCAGCTTCGACTGGCGCTGGACAAGGCCTGGGTCAGTGAGTTTATCGCCCTGTTGCCGGACGGGATCCATACCGCCGTGGGCGATCAGGCGGGTCGTCTGTCGGTAGGTCAGGCGCAGCGTATCGCGGTTGCTCGCGCGCTGTTGGTGCCCTGCCGCCTGCTGTTGCTGGATGAACCCGCCGCCAGCCTCGACGCCCATAGCGAACAACGGGTGATGCAGGCCCTGACCCATGCCTCCACCGAGCAAACCACGCTGCTGGTCACCCACCAGCTCGAGGGACTGGCTGACTGGGATTCCGTCTGGGTCATGCAGGACGGACAGATTATCGAGCAAGGCGACTACGCCACGCTGGCCCGTGCCGGTGGGGTCTTCTCGGCGCTGCTGGCCCATCGTCAGGAGGAGATTTAAATGCGCGCACTTTTACCCTATCTGGCGCTCTATAAACGCCATAAATGGATGCTGCTGCTCGGCGTCGTGCTGGCCATCGTGACTCTGCTGGCCAGCATCGGCCTGCTGACGCTCTCCGGCTGGTTCCTCTCCGCCTCAGCGGTGGTGGGTGTCGCCGGGATCTACAGTTTTAACTATATGCTGCCTGCCGCGGGCGTCCGCGGCGCGGCGATTATCCGTACCGCCGGGCGCTACTTCGAGCGTCTGGTCAGTCATGACGCGACCTTCCGCGTGCTGCAGCATCTGCGCGTCTTCACCTTCAGCAAACTACTCCCCCTCTCTCCCGCGGGGCTGGCGCGCTTTCGCCAGGGTGAACTGCTCAACCGGGTGGTGGCCGATGTCGATACCCTGGATCATCTCTACCTGCGGGTGATTTCACCGCTGGTCGGCGCGCTGGTGGTGATTGTAGTGGTCACCTGC
This window encodes:
- the cydD gene encoding heme ABC transporter permease/ATP-binding protein CydD gives rise to the protein MNKTRQQELTRWLKQQSIISRRWLMISRLLGVASGLLIVAQAWFLARILHRMVMENIPATALLLPLTLLVLVFVLRAWVVWLRERVGFQAGQHIRYEIRRQVLDRLQQAGPAWIQGKPAGSWATLILEQIDDMHDYYARYLPQMTLAACVPLLIVITIFPINWAAALILLGTAPLIPLFMALVGMGAADANRRNFQALARLSGHFLDRLRGMETLRIFHRGQAEIDNIRDASQDFRQRTMEVLRLAFLSSGVLEFFTSLSIALVAVYFGFSYLGELNFGHYGAGVTLMAGFLTLILAPEFFQPLRDLGTFYHAKAQAVGAADSLKTFMETPLTQLKRGEKTLNDNDLIGVEARDLVIKSPEGKVLAGPLNFSLPAGARVVLVGQSGSGKSSLLNTLLGFLPYEGSLKVNGAELHELDADRWRRLLSWVGQNPQLPAATLRENVLLAWPEASDVQLRLALDKAWVSEFIALLPDGIHTAVGDQAGRLSVGQAQRIAVARALLVPCRLLLLDEPAASLDAHSEQRVMQALTHASTEQTTLLVTHQLEGLADWDSVWVMQDGQIIEQGDYATLARAGGVFSALLAHRQEEI
- the trxB gene encoding thioredoxin-disulfide reductase, which encodes MGTAKHSKLLILGSGPAGYTAAVYAARANLQPVLITGMEKGGQLTTTTEVENWPGDPNDLTGPLLMERMHEHAAKFETEIIFDHISRVDLQNRPFRLTGDSGEYTCDALIIATGASARYLGLPSEEAFKGRGVSACATCDGFFYRNQKVAVIGGGNTAVEEALYLSNIASEVHLIHRRDAFRAEKILIKRLMDKVASGNIVLHTDRTLEEVTGDQMGVSGLRLRDTKNSDNVESLEVAGLFVAIGHSPNTAIFEGQLELENGYIKVQSGIHGNATQTSIPGVFAAGDVMDHIYRQAITSAGTGCMAALDAERYLDGLADACK